A window of Syngnathoides biaculeatus isolate LvHL_M chromosome 9, ASM1980259v1, whole genome shotgun sequence contains these coding sequences:
- the LOC133506702 gene encoding endonuclease V-like isoform X1 → MSPTEELVKQWESEQAILRKQVVEEDTEDWEKSPDFLGLERVAGLDISFIKGDDVSACAQLVVLSYPDLEVLYEDSQMVTLTAPYMAGFLAFRETPFLLDALQRLERDKPTLLPQVVFVDGNGLFHYREFGLACHVGVLSGLPCVGVAKNLLQVQGVYKNEKHQSQISALQKGGDNFPLITTSGKVLGKALRSSDKSTKPVYVSVGHKISLDTAVKLTHSCSRFRVPEPIRQAYGHAALRTPAQQVWPWLVLGWETAWEFQVL, encoded by the exons TGAGCAGGCCATTCTCAGAAAGCAGGTGGTCGAGGAGGACACGGAAGACTGGGAGAAGAGCCCAGACTTCTTGGGGTTGGAACGGGTCGCCGGACTGGACATCTCCTTCATCAAAGGTGACGACGTCAGTGCCTGCGCCCAGCTCGTGGTGCTCAGCTACCCTGATCTTGAG GTGCTTTATGAGGACAGTCAGATGGTGACCCTAACAGCACCCTACATGGCAGGCTTTCTAGCCTTCAGAGAAACCCCTTTCCTCTTGGATGCGCTGCAGCGGCTTGAAAGGGACAAACCCACTCTTCTGCCTCAG GTGGTGTTTGTGGATGGCAATGGCCTCTTTCACTACAGAG AATTTGGACTGGCATGCCATGTTGGAGTGCTGTCAGGCCTGCCGTGTGTGGGTGTTGCCAAGAACCTACTCCAGGTCCAGGGTgtgtacaaaaatgaaaaacaccagTCTCAG ATTTCAGCACTGCAGAAAGGAGGAGACAACTTTCCTCTCATAACGACCTCCGGCAAAGTGCTTGGAAAG GCTCTGCGTAGCTCAGACAAGAGCACTAAGCCAGTCTACGTGTCAGTTGGCCACAAGATCAGTCTGGATACGGCTGTTAAGCTCACACACTCCTGCAGCCGCTTCAGAGTCCCGGAGCCAATCAGACAG gcttacggccatgctgcCCTGAGAACACCCGCTCagcaggtttggccctggttagtacttggatgggagaccgcctgggaattcCAGGttctgtaa
- the LOC133506702 gene encoding endonuclease V-like isoform X2 — protein sequence MSPTEELVKQWESEQAILRKQVVEEDTEDWEKSPDFLGLERVAGLDISFIKGDDVSACAQLVVLSYPDLEVLYEDSQMVTLTAPYMAGFLAFRETPFLLDALQRLERDKPTLLPQVVFVDGNGLFHYREFGLACHVGVLSGLPCVGVAKNLLQVQGVYKNEKHQSQISALQKGGDNFPLITTSGKVLGKALRSSDKSTKPVYVSVGHKISLDTAVKLTHSCSRFRVPEPIRQPNEGLEERKDERKNDIMVKSCSEG from the exons TGAGCAGGCCATTCTCAGAAAGCAGGTGGTCGAGGAGGACACGGAAGACTGGGAGAAGAGCCCAGACTTCTTGGGGTTGGAACGGGTCGCCGGACTGGACATCTCCTTCATCAAAGGTGACGACGTCAGTGCCTGCGCCCAGCTCGTGGTGCTCAGCTACCCTGATCTTGAG GTGCTTTATGAGGACAGTCAGATGGTGACCCTAACAGCACCCTACATGGCAGGCTTTCTAGCCTTCAGAGAAACCCCTTTCCTCTTGGATGCGCTGCAGCGGCTTGAAAGGGACAAACCCACTCTTCTGCCTCAG GTGGTGTTTGTGGATGGCAATGGCCTCTTTCACTACAGAG AATTTGGACTGGCATGCCATGTTGGAGTGCTGTCAGGCCTGCCGTGTGTGGGTGTTGCCAAGAACCTACTCCAGGTCCAGGGTgtgtacaaaaatgaaaaacaccagTCTCAG ATTTCAGCACTGCAGAAAGGAGGAGACAACTTTCCTCTCATAACGACCTCCGGCAAAGTGCTTGGAAAG GCTCTGCGTAGCTCAGACAAGAGCACTAAGCCAGTCTACGTGTCAGTTGGCCACAAGATCAGTCTGGATACGGCTGTTAAGCTCACACACTCCTGCAGCCGCTTCAGAGTCCCGGAGCCAATCAGACAG CCCAATGAGGGATTGGAAGAGAGAAAAGATGAAaggaaaaatgacatcatggtGAAATCCTGCAGTGAAGGTTGA
- the LOC133506702 gene encoding endonuclease V-like isoform X3: protein MSPTEELVKQWESEQAILRKQVVEEDTEDWEKSPDFLGLERVAGLDISFIKGDDVSACAQLVVLSYPDLEVLYEDSQMVTLTAPYMAGFLAFRETPFLLDALQRLERDKPTLLPQVVFVDGNGLFHYREFGLACHVGVLSGLPCVGVAKNLLQVQGVYKNEKHQSQISALQKGGDNFPLITTSGKVLGKALRSSDKSTKPVYVSVGHKISLDTAVKLTHSCSRFRVPEPIRQADYRSREYLRAHFPAVATGSTR, encoded by the exons TGAGCAGGCCATTCTCAGAAAGCAGGTGGTCGAGGAGGACACGGAAGACTGGGAGAAGAGCCCAGACTTCTTGGGGTTGGAACGGGTCGCCGGACTGGACATCTCCTTCATCAAAGGTGACGACGTCAGTGCCTGCGCCCAGCTCGTGGTGCTCAGCTACCCTGATCTTGAG GTGCTTTATGAGGACAGTCAGATGGTGACCCTAACAGCACCCTACATGGCAGGCTTTCTAGCCTTCAGAGAAACCCCTTTCCTCTTGGATGCGCTGCAGCGGCTTGAAAGGGACAAACCCACTCTTCTGCCTCAG GTGGTGTTTGTGGATGGCAATGGCCTCTTTCACTACAGAG AATTTGGACTGGCATGCCATGTTGGAGTGCTGTCAGGCCTGCCGTGTGTGGGTGTTGCCAAGAACCTACTCCAGGTCCAGGGTgtgtacaaaaatgaaaaacaccagTCTCAG ATTTCAGCACTGCAGAAAGGAGGAGACAACTTTCCTCTCATAACGACCTCCGGCAAAGTGCTTGGAAAG GCTCTGCGTAGCTCAGACAAGAGCACTAAGCCAGTCTACGTGTCAGTTGGCCACAAGATCAGTCTGGATACGGCTGTTAAGCTCACACACTCCTGCAGCCGCTTCAGAGTCCCGGAGCCAATCAGACAG GCTGACTATCGCTCCAGAGAGTACCTCCGTGCTCACTTCCCTGCTGTTGCGACAGGAAGCACGCGATGA
- the LOC133506702 gene encoding endonuclease V-like isoform X4, translated as MSPTEELVKQWESEQAILRKQVVEEDTEDWEKSPDFLGLERVAGLDISFIKGDDVSACAQLVVLSYPDLEVLYEDSQMVTLTAPYMAGFLAFRETPFLLDALQRLERDKPTLLPQVVFVDGNGLFHYREFGLACHVGVLSGLPCVGVAKNLLQVQGVYKNEKHQSQISALQKGGDNFPLITTSGKVLGKALRSSDKSTKPVYVSVGHKISLDTAVKLTHSCSRFRVPEPIRQIHSHSKKGSLDIGCVQPAG; from the exons TGAGCAGGCCATTCTCAGAAAGCAGGTGGTCGAGGAGGACACGGAAGACTGGGAGAAGAGCCCAGACTTCTTGGGGTTGGAACGGGTCGCCGGACTGGACATCTCCTTCATCAAAGGTGACGACGTCAGTGCCTGCGCCCAGCTCGTGGTGCTCAGCTACCCTGATCTTGAG GTGCTTTATGAGGACAGTCAGATGGTGACCCTAACAGCACCCTACATGGCAGGCTTTCTAGCCTTCAGAGAAACCCCTTTCCTCTTGGATGCGCTGCAGCGGCTTGAAAGGGACAAACCCACTCTTCTGCCTCAG GTGGTGTTTGTGGATGGCAATGGCCTCTTTCACTACAGAG AATTTGGACTGGCATGCCATGTTGGAGTGCTGTCAGGCCTGCCGTGTGTGGGTGTTGCCAAGAACCTACTCCAGGTCCAGGGTgtgtacaaaaatgaaaaacaccagTCTCAG ATTTCAGCACTGCAGAAAGGAGGAGACAACTTTCCTCTCATAACGACCTCCGGCAAAGTGCTTGGAAAG GCTCTGCGTAGCTCAGACAAGAGCACTAAGCCAGTCTACGTGTCAGTTGGCCACAAGATCAGTCTGGATACGGCTGTTAAGCTCACACACTCCTGCAGCCGCTTCAGAGTCCCGGAGCCAATCAGACAG ATCCACTCGCACTCGAAGAAAGGCTCTTTGGATATTGGGTGTGTACAACCTGCCGGCTAA
- the LOC133506702 gene encoding endonuclease V-like isoform X5, whose product MSPTEELVKQWESEQAILRKQVVEEDTEDWEKSPDFLGLERVAGLDISFIKGDDVSACAQLVVLSYPDLEVLYEDSQMVTLTAPYMAGFLAFRETPFLLDALQRLERDKPTLLPQVVFVDGNGLFHYREFGLACHVGVLSGLPCVGVAKNLLQVQGVYKNEKHQSQISALQKGGDNFPLITTSGKVLGKALRSSDKSTKPVYVSVGHKISLDTAVKLTHSCSRFRVPEPIRQGTNQIKVKDLGLFHIQPR is encoded by the exons TGAGCAGGCCATTCTCAGAAAGCAGGTGGTCGAGGAGGACACGGAAGACTGGGAGAAGAGCCCAGACTTCTTGGGGTTGGAACGGGTCGCCGGACTGGACATCTCCTTCATCAAAGGTGACGACGTCAGTGCCTGCGCCCAGCTCGTGGTGCTCAGCTACCCTGATCTTGAG GTGCTTTATGAGGACAGTCAGATGGTGACCCTAACAGCACCCTACATGGCAGGCTTTCTAGCCTTCAGAGAAACCCCTTTCCTCTTGGATGCGCTGCAGCGGCTTGAAAGGGACAAACCCACTCTTCTGCCTCAG GTGGTGTTTGTGGATGGCAATGGCCTCTTTCACTACAGAG AATTTGGACTGGCATGCCATGTTGGAGTGCTGTCAGGCCTGCCGTGTGTGGGTGTTGCCAAGAACCTACTCCAGGTCCAGGGTgtgtacaaaaatgaaaaacaccagTCTCAG ATTTCAGCACTGCAGAAAGGAGGAGACAACTTTCCTCTCATAACGACCTCCGGCAAAGTGCTTGGAAAG GCTCTGCGTAGCTCAGACAAGAGCACTAAGCCAGTCTACGTGTCAGTTGGCCACAAGATCAGTCTGGATACGGCTGTTAAGCTCACACACTCCTGCAGCCGCTTCAGAGTCCCGGAGCCAATCAGACAG GGCACAAACCAGATTAAGGTGAAAGATCTGGGATTGTTTCACATTCAACCAAGATGA